The Bacillus vallismortis genome window below encodes:
- a CDS encoding PH domain-containing protein, translating to MFKKIAADALGLSDIGKIIEPQDYDKTDADDYVMHEDNEKIYFLIKTKADEYCFTNLALIHVDGERATSSKRTLKRYPYSQFKISDVFLETAGKVDLDVEIKFKLGAEKFDIDVHKDQIEKLKDLYKALLRIAETTYENDILINQAEQSLDKAVTILHHTRPEHVNLETQYKELTEFGFTWLTSVRSQYHIKDFGDVFEKYINN from the coding sequence ATGTTCAAAAAAATTGCAGCAGATGCACTGGGCTTATCTGATATCGGAAAAATTATCGAACCTCAGGATTATGACAAGACAGATGCTGATGACTATGTCATGCATGAAGACAATGAAAAAATATATTTCTTGATTAAAACGAAAGCAGACGAATACTGCTTTACGAATCTAGCTCTGATCCATGTAGACGGAGAACGCGCCACTTCCTCAAAACGAACGTTAAAACGCTATCCTTACTCTCAATTCAAAATTTCTGATGTCTTTCTGGAAACCGCGGGAAAAGTCGATCTAGATGTTGAGATTAAATTTAAACTGGGCGCGGAAAAATTCGACATCGATGTGCACAAAGACCAAATTGAAAAGTTAAAAGATCTATATAAAGCACTGCTTCGGATTGCTGAAACAACTTATGAAAATGATATTTTAATCAATCAGGCGGAACAAAGCTTGGATAAAGCCGTGACAATTCTTCACCACACCCGCCCCGAGCACGTCAATCTTGAAACGCAATATAAAGAGCTGACCGAATTCGGTTTCACTTGGCTGACATCCGTTCGCTCGCAGTATCATATTAAGGATTTTGGAGATGTATTTGAGAAATATATTAATAACTAG
- a CDS encoding zinc ribbon domain-containing protein produces the protein MYCPQCGHQTDGGKFCEKCGSPLPGQSGQQQAAQTGAAAKQAAKQFGSFVLAVLKRPYQECKTTGGEQLVSAIITMVLFSLLTPLMFYILFSDGPGSVSFTAIFLEPTIYFALFLFFLHALIFFALKIAGKQVSFKDSFSRFGAFLIPFTAILVLALLFFLLHTDICFTILAVGLIGAFFAIPPAMLSSYQHSYKGKVDVIYSTIVIYLITCVTFQLMIEHYMKEIFHYIFF, from the coding sequence ATGTATTGTCCTCAATGCGGCCATCAAACAGATGGCGGAAAGTTTTGTGAGAAATGCGGATCACCGCTCCCCGGTCAGTCAGGCCAGCAGCAGGCAGCTCAAACTGGAGCCGCTGCAAAGCAAGCGGCAAAACAGTTCGGTTCATTTGTTTTGGCCGTCCTGAAACGCCCTTATCAGGAATGTAAAACAACGGGCGGCGAACAGCTGGTCAGCGCGATTATTACGATGGTTCTGTTCAGTTTGCTGACCCCTTTGATGTTTTATATTCTTTTTTCAGACGGTCCCGGCAGCGTAAGCTTTACAGCAATCTTTTTAGAGCCAACCATTTATTTTGCCCTGTTTCTTTTCTTTTTGCATGCATTGATCTTTTTCGCCTTGAAAATCGCGGGAAAGCAAGTATCTTTCAAAGATTCATTTTCCAGATTTGGCGCGTTTCTCATTCCGTTTACAGCTATTTTGGTTCTTGCCCTTTTATTCTTTTTATTGCATACAGACATTTGCTTCACCATATTAGCCGTTGGTTTAATTGGCGCATTCTTCGCCATTCCTCCTGCGATGCTGAGCAGTTACCAGCATTCATATAAAGGAAAGGTTGATGTCATTTACTCAACGATTGTCATTTATTTGATCACCTGCGTTACATTCCAGCTTATGATCGAACACTATATGAAAGAGATTTTCCATTACATATTCTTTTAA
- the opuCD gene encoding glycine betaine/carnitine/choline/choline sulfate ABC transporter permease OpuCD, whose amino-acid sequence MEVLQQLGTYYSQNGGYVLQEFYRHFLMSVYGVLFAAIVGIPLGILIARYRMLSGWIFAVTNVIQTIPALAMLAVLMLVMGLGANTVILSLFLYSLLPIIRNTYTGIISIEHAYLESGKAMGMTKFQVLRMVELPLALSVIMAGLRTALVIAIGITAIGTFVGAGGLGDIIVRGSNATNGTAIILAGAIPTALMAVIADLVMGWLERALSPIKKKKKLAGAA is encoded by the coding sequence ATGGAAGTACTACAGCAGCTTGGCACCTACTATTCGCAAAACGGCGGTTACGTGCTGCAGGAGTTTTACCGCCATTTTCTGATGTCGGTGTACGGCGTTTTGTTTGCGGCCATTGTTGGAATTCCGCTCGGCATCCTGATCGCCAGATACAGAATGTTAAGCGGGTGGATTTTTGCGGTGACGAACGTCATTCAGACGATCCCGGCCCTCGCCATGCTGGCCGTGCTGATGCTTGTCATGGGACTGGGCGCTAATACGGTGATATTGTCATTATTTCTGTATTCTCTTTTGCCGATTATCAGGAATACGTATACAGGGATTATCAGCATTGAACACGCCTATCTTGAATCCGGAAAAGCGATGGGAATGACGAAATTTCAAGTGCTGCGGATGGTCGAGCTTCCGCTTGCGCTTTCTGTCATTATGGCCGGCCTCCGCACCGCGCTTGTCATCGCCATCGGCATTACGGCCATCGGGACATTTGTCGGTGCAGGCGGACTCGGGGACATCATCGTCAGGGGATCAAACGCAACAAACGGTACCGCGATTATATTGGCGGGCGCGATCCCCACGGCTCTGATGGCGGTGATTGCTGATTTGGTCATGGGCTGGCTTGAACGCGCGTTAAGCCCGATTAAAAAGAAGAAAAAACTGGCCGGCGCCGCATAA
- the opuCA gene encoding osmoprotectant ABC transporter ATP-binding protein OpuCA has protein sequence MLKLEQVSKVYKGGKKAVNCVDLDIAKGEFVCFIGPSGCGKTTTMKMINRLIEPSSGKIFIDGENMMEQDPVELRRKIGYVIQQIGLFPHMTIQQNISLVPKLLKWPEEKRKERARELLKLVDMGPEYLDRYPHELSGGQQQRIGVLRALAAEPPLILMDEPFGALDPITRDSLQEEFKKLQRTLNKTIVFVTHDMDEAIKLADRIVILKAGEIVQVGTPDEILRNPANEFVEEFIGKERLIQSRPDIERVEQMMNRTPVTISADKTLSQAIQLMREKRVDSLLVVDKQNVLKGYVDVEMIDQNRKKASVVGEVYRSDMYTVQKGALLRDTVRKILKQGIKYVPVVDEQNHLAGIVTRASLVDIVYDSIWGEEDQLMTI, from the coding sequence TTGCTGAAATTGGAACAAGTGTCAAAAGTATATAAGGGCGGCAAAAAAGCTGTGAACTGCGTTGATTTAGATATTGCCAAAGGTGAGTTTGTCTGTTTTATCGGCCCGAGCGGCTGCGGAAAAACGACGACGATGAAAATGATCAACAGATTGATAGAGCCATCGTCAGGAAAGATCTTTATCGATGGAGAAAATATGATGGAACAGGACCCGGTAGAACTGAGGAGAAAAATCGGCTATGTCATTCAGCAGATTGGTTTGTTCCCTCACATGACCATCCAGCAGAATATCTCACTCGTGCCGAAACTGCTGAAATGGCCTGAAGAAAAACGGAAAGAACGGGCGAGAGAGCTGTTAAAGCTTGTGGATATGGGCCCGGAATATTTAGACCGTTATCCCCATGAGCTCAGCGGCGGACAGCAGCAAAGAATCGGAGTGCTGCGCGCACTGGCTGCGGAACCCCCTCTCATTTTAATGGATGAACCGTTCGGAGCGCTTGATCCGATTACACGTGATTCCCTTCAGGAAGAATTCAAAAAACTGCAGAGAACCTTAAACAAAACGATTGTGTTTGTCACACACGATATGGATGAAGCGATTAAGCTTGCTGACAGGATCGTGATTTTAAAAGCGGGCGAAATCGTTCAAGTCGGTACGCCTGATGAGATTCTCCGAAACCCGGCCAATGAATTTGTTGAAGAGTTTATCGGGAAAGAACGCCTGATCCAGTCAAGGCCGGATATCGAGCGGGTGGAGCAAATGATGAACAGAACGCCTGTGACGATATCAGCTGACAAAACGCTTTCCCAGGCGATTCAGCTGATGAGAGAAAAACGTGTCGATTCGCTGCTTGTTGTAGACAAACAAAATGTGCTGAAGGGCTATGTTGATGTGGAAATGATTGATCAAAACCGCAAAAAAGCGAGCGTCGTTGGCGAAGTATACCGCTCGGATATGTATACCGTACAAAAAGGGGCGCTTCTGCGCGATACGGTCCGTAAGATCCTGAAGCAGGGAATTAAATATGTTCCGGTGGTGGATGAACAGAACCATTTAGCTGGCATTGTGACAAGAGCGAGCCTTGTTGATATCGTGTACGATTCCATATGGGGCGAGGAAGACCAGCTCATGACGATCTGA
- a CDS encoding MFS transporter, with product MKIKNGRDSAYRTPNYAKLWAAQVFSSAADGVWLIALPLLVLNLTGSKVLVGVISFIELVPLTFGIFAGPFIDSVRKKSILYVCNTGRTVIMILLAVLGANGLLTVWIIGLCAFCLSLQSMLFSPAKVALIPLLVPQKHLDQATSLINTSELIGLIVGKLISGILIAAIPFGLLFFINGAAFFVSAVLIALIHISESAGLKSKGAEALKTGYRMLKGNSSWMTSVGYFFIVNLVIAGFISVMGPILAVERFHENYSVWFAIMYSMFQGGMLLGNLAVFFKWNTRRLERLYPRTLTAVGLLIMFLFFSLNGLECAIFLVLGIIISYIDVQTVLYFQKTVPTEYFGRIFALIFSIVKMGEPLSAAVYTVLLVFMDADYIFLAVGLTLALTFFILSVRQGMQRDAGKKANQFF from the coding sequence ATGAAGATCAAAAACGGACGTGATTCGGCATATCGAACACCAAATTATGCAAAGCTTTGGGCTGCACAAGTATTTTCTTCCGCGGCGGATGGCGTCTGGCTCATCGCGCTTCCGCTCCTTGTGCTCAATTTGACCGGAAGCAAAGTATTAGTCGGGGTGATTTCTTTTATCGAGCTCGTTCCTCTGACCTTCGGAATTTTTGCAGGCCCCTTCATTGATTCTGTACGAAAAAAATCCATATTATATGTGTGTAATACCGGAAGGACAGTCATTATGATTCTTTTGGCAGTCCTTGGCGCCAATGGCTTGTTAACTGTATGGATCATTGGTCTATGCGCATTTTGTTTATCACTGCAATCGATGCTCTTTTCCCCGGCGAAAGTGGCGCTTATTCCGCTGCTTGTCCCTCAGAAACATCTCGATCAAGCGACTTCTTTAATAAATACTAGCGAACTAATTGGTCTGATCGTTGGAAAGCTGATCAGCGGAATTTTGATTGCGGCGATTCCGTTCGGGCTGCTTTTTTTTATAAATGGAGCCGCATTTTTTGTATCCGCTGTATTGATTGCTCTTATTCACATTTCAGAATCTGCCGGTTTAAAAAGCAAAGGCGCAGAAGCCCTTAAGACAGGGTATAGAATGCTGAAAGGCAACTCATCTTGGATGACTTCTGTCGGTTATTTTTTTATCGTCAACCTTGTCATTGCCGGGTTTATTTCGGTAATGGGTCCGATTCTTGCAGTTGAACGTTTTCATGAAAACTATTCCGTATGGTTCGCCATCATGTATTCAATGTTTCAGGGCGGTATGCTCTTAGGCAATCTTGCAGTATTTTTTAAGTGGAACACTAGGCGGCTAGAACGGCTTTATCCCAGAACGTTAACAGCGGTAGGACTGCTCATTATGTTTTTGTTTTTTTCGCTTAACGGGCTGGAATGTGCCATTTTTTTGGTGCTAGGCATTATCATTTCATATATTGATGTGCAAACAGTTTTGTATTTTCAAAAGACGGTTCCCACTGAATACTTCGGAAGAATATTCGCGCTTATTTTTTCTATCGTAAAGATGGGAGAGCCTCTTTCAGCAGCTGTTTACACAGTGCTTCTTGTGTTCATGGACGCTGATTATATTTTTCTGGCTGTCGGTCTGACCCTCGCACTGACTTTTTTCATCCTGTCAGTGAGGCAGGGAATGCAGAGGGATGCCGGAAAAAAAGCGAATCAGTTTTTTTAA
- a CDS encoding GbsR/MarR family transcriptional regulator produces MEKTALDIIEHAEEHLIEKIAENMQTFGMPSTVGRVLGIIYMNRKPMTLSELSEATGMSKTRMSQVVREMIDANIAEKVFEKGVRKDLYDVEQDYYQTFISLFAANWTKVVSKNKVLYKKLNRELTDLLQKDGLTPETEEKVNQLLHELREWLNYYDWVSRLIDFFESEEVFQYVPKAIESSSRK; encoded by the coding sequence GTGGAAAAAACTGCTCTCGACATCATTGAACATGCTGAAGAGCATCTCATTGAGAAGATTGCCGAAAATATGCAGACGTTTGGCATGCCTTCCACTGTCGGACGTGTGCTTGGGATTATTTATATGAATCGAAAACCGATGACGTTAAGCGAGCTGTCAGAGGCAACAGGCATGAGCAAAACACGGATGAGCCAAGTGGTCCGTGAAATGATTGATGCCAATATTGCCGAAAAGGTGTTTGAAAAAGGGGTAAGAAAAGATCTTTACGACGTTGAGCAGGATTATTATCAAACCTTCATTTCTTTATTTGCGGCGAACTGGACTAAGGTCGTGAGTAAAAACAAAGTACTGTATAAAAAATTAAACCGGGAGCTGACTGATCTTTTGCAAAAGGACGGGCTTACCCCTGAGACTGAGGAGAAAGTCAACCAGCTATTACATGAATTAAGAGAATGGCTCAATTACTATGACTGGGTGAGCCGCTTAATTGATTTTTTTGAAAGTGAAGAAGTGTTTCAATACGTGCCGAAAGCAATAGAAAGCAGCTCCCGCAAGTAA
- the opuCB gene encoding glycine betaine/carnitine/choline/choline sulfate ABC transporter permease OpuCB, translating to MNQMMTFLQTNGGELLYKTGEHIYISLIAVVLGIIVAVPLGVALTRMKKGAGAIIGVVNIVQTLPSLAILAFFIPLLGVGKVPAIVALFFYSVLPILRNTYTGIKGVNKNLLESGKGIGMTGWEQIRLVEIPLAIPIIMAGIRTSTIYLIGWATLASFIGGGGLGDYIFIGLNLYQPEYIIGGAVPVTILAIIIDYVLAVTERKVTPKGLQGMKEVS from the coding sequence ATGAATCAAATGATGACTTTTTTGCAAACGAATGGCGGAGAGCTGCTGTATAAAACAGGAGAGCATATATATATTTCACTCATTGCTGTTGTATTGGGAATTATCGTTGCGGTGCCGCTCGGCGTTGCACTTACTAGAATGAAAAAAGGCGCAGGCGCGATTATAGGTGTCGTCAACATTGTGCAAACCCTGCCGAGTTTGGCGATTTTAGCCTTTTTTATTCCGCTTCTCGGTGTAGGGAAAGTGCCTGCGATTGTCGCTTTATTTTTCTATTCGGTGCTGCCGATCCTGCGCAATACGTATACAGGCATCAAAGGTGTAAACAAAAATCTGCTGGAATCGGGAAAGGGGATCGGCATGACCGGCTGGGAGCAGATTCGGCTCGTCGAAATCCCGCTGGCGATTCCGATCATTATGGCGGGAATCCGTACGTCAACGATCTACTTAATCGGCTGGGCGACACTTGCGTCGTTTATCGGGGGCGGCGGTCTCGGTGACTACATTTTTATCGGCCTGAACCTGTATCAGCCTGAATATATCATTGGCGGCGCCGTCCCGGTCACGATCCTGGCGATTATCATTGATTATGTGCTGGCTGTGACAGAACGGAAGGTGACGCCGAAAGGACTGCAAGGGATGAAGGAAGTTTCGTAA
- a CDS encoding zinc ribbon domain-containing protein — MFCKECGQKNKEGAKYCKECGTPIGGSSRQAHKETASAAETRQAPRKPIPKKTIVLWSSIAAACVILFAAYKTGAYFTSKDRLVDKFEQAVKDEDQDQIASLLTPVNDKLKLTKKNVEPFLAYLKDHPDKKDELFASLRAETVQKDIVYAEKDGRSLLVFDHYDLKIAPVYFEVTSNYKNADLYVNKEDAGTVKKADQAQTLGPYIPGEYTVSAKLKNDVVDLVKKEDIQAVGDNSFRVDLSLEADDVTFSLADDIKSGKGDLLINGKSIHKDPFKSVTYGPLLTDGSMTAAVEAEFPWGKTKTAGVPIDHKEMEITLIPDQDTQETIMNTIVKTTKQYSKALSDGNTAQMTEASAKWKAQAKDTVDSMKYTNSYLKDKYLETDFDLDTFALSQKNDGTWQVSVKGKELHQSSSYNDYTKSEMTDDSPSYEYLLSYDKKQKKWIFEEAESTFESAGTNIKKIKNDKPETYASAWEGSKNKDSESSASGNVTDEQVTLFMGSYLQSQADAVNQNQFSLMEDSLEKGSSLYSDQQHLVTKLNKEGTTEDFNNYEVKSWSQNGSAITIKTYEEFYITKSGGSPKLRTYNWTYTGTVKNGRIYLTSIQ; from the coding sequence ATGTTTTGTAAGGAATGCGGTCAAAAAAATAAAGAAGGAGCCAAGTATTGTAAAGAATGCGGCACCCCGATCGGAGGGAGCAGCAGACAGGCACATAAAGAAACAGCAAGCGCTGCTGAAACGAGGCAGGCTCCGCGAAAACCAATCCCTAAGAAAACCATCGTGTTATGGAGCAGCATTGCCGCTGCGTGCGTTATATTATTCGCCGCCTATAAAACCGGAGCGTACTTTACTTCAAAGGATAGATTAGTCGACAAGTTTGAACAGGCTGTAAAGGATGAGGATCAAGATCAAATCGCGTCCCTCCTTACGCCGGTAAATGACAAGCTTAAACTGACTAAAAAGAATGTAGAACCGTTTCTTGCGTATTTGAAGGACCATCCTGACAAAAAAGATGAGCTTTTTGCATCGCTGCGTGCTGAAACAGTTCAAAAAGATATCGTATACGCGGAGAAAGACGGGAGAAGCTTGCTCGTATTTGACCATTATGATTTAAAGATAGCACCTGTTTACTTTGAAGTGACCAGCAATTATAAAAATGCAGATCTATATGTGAATAAAGAGGATGCCGGAACGGTAAAGAAAGCGGATCAAGCACAAACCCTCGGGCCGTACATTCCCGGCGAATATACCGTCTCTGCCAAACTGAAAAACGATGTCGTCGATCTCGTGAAAAAGGAAGACATTCAGGCTGTTGGCGATAACAGCTTTCGTGTTGATCTCTCATTGGAAGCAGACGATGTGACATTCAGCTTAGCGGATGACATCAAAAGCGGGAAGGGAGATTTGCTGATTAACGGCAAGTCGATTCATAAAGACCCGTTCAAATCCGTCACATACGGCCCTCTTCTGACAGACGGGTCCATGACGGCTGCGGTCGAAGCAGAGTTTCCGTGGGGAAAAACCAAAACAGCGGGCGTGCCAATCGACCATAAAGAAATGGAGATCACTTTAATTCCTGATCAAGACACACAGGAAACGATTATGAACACGATTGTCAAAACAACTAAACAGTATTCCAAAGCGCTATCAGATGGGAATACAGCCCAGATGACAGAGGCGAGCGCCAAATGGAAGGCACAGGCGAAGGATACCGTCGATTCTATGAAATACACGAATTCTTACTTAAAAGATAAATATTTAGAAACTGATTTTGATCTGGATACATTCGCTCTTTCTCAGAAAAACGACGGGACGTGGCAGGTATCAGTAAAAGGAAAAGAACTGCACCAGTCTTCTTCGTATAACGACTATACAAAATCCGAAATGACTGATGACAGTCCGAGTTACGAATATCTCCTTTCATATGATAAAAAACAGAAAAAGTGGATTTTTGAAGAAGCAGAATCAACATTCGAATCGGCCGGAACAAATATAAAGAAAATCAAAAATGATAAGCCGGAGACGTACGCGTCCGCCTGGGAAGGCTCGAAAAACAAAGACAGTGAAAGCTCTGCAAGCGGTAATGTGACAGATGAACAAGTGACATTATTTATGGGCAGTTATTTGCAAAGCCAGGCAGATGCGGTAAATCAAAATCAATTCTCGCTGATGGAAGACAGCCTTGAAAAAGGCAGTTCTCTTTATTCCGACCAGCAGCATCTCGTAACGAAATTAAATAAAGAGGGGACAACTGAAGACTTTAATAACTATGAAGTGAAAAGCTGGAGTCAAAATGGATCAGCGATCACGATTAAGACATATGAAGAATTCTATATCACAAAATCAGGCGGCAGCCCAAAACTGAGAACCTATAACTGGACCTACACAGGCACAGTGAAGAACGGAAGAATTTACTTAACGTCTATTCAATAA
- a CDS encoding TIM barrel protein: MIAQIPFFGLDPKQIDKKWVEAGYGLEANIFDGKSFEATDYVKTFKRTLDYTKQLEPSLLTLHFPTDNADYVHEAHIKDRLLHFAELADLYGAKGITVHANQFMSVEEFQGYDLEGNRRKVIEFFAAFDDEMKGTDIWIGVENLPIIGNLGEDFDPIFIYPEDFEELTQLGLKHIGITWDLCHWAITYQTHLSTSLMFRDEKLRYPDFFQFLSLKDSVKHYHFSSFRQLAFPHGDVRCFEGRHPAEGTIDETLLRQAAEMLKEIHRGDGTGIVFEVMEEDYTQRKESWRTLEWFGGASDEDQKRT; encoded by the coding sequence ATGATTGCGCAAATACCGTTTTTCGGGTTAGACCCGAAGCAAATTGATAAAAAGTGGGTTGAAGCAGGATACGGTCTTGAAGCCAACATTTTTGACGGAAAATCGTTTGAAGCAACAGATTATGTGAAAACCTTTAAGCGGACACTTGATTATACAAAACAGCTTGAGCCGTCATTATTGACACTTCATTTTCCAACCGACAACGCGGATTATGTTCACGAAGCGCATATAAAGGACCGTCTGCTGCATTTTGCAGAGCTTGCGGATCTGTACGGCGCTAAGGGCATCACTGTTCATGCCAATCAATTTATGTCTGTTGAAGAATTTCAAGGCTATGATTTAGAAGGAAACCGCAGAAAAGTCATTGAATTTTTTGCTGCGTTTGATGATGAGATGAAAGGGACAGATATATGGATTGGAGTCGAAAATCTGCCGATTATCGGAAATCTGGGAGAAGACTTTGACCCGATATTTATTTATCCTGAGGATTTTGAGGAACTGACTCAGCTTGGTTTAAAACATATCGGCATTACATGGGATCTTTGTCATTGGGCCATTACCTATCAGACACATCTGTCAACATCACTAATGTTCAGGGATGAAAAGCTCAGATACCCTGATTTTTTTCAGTTTCTTAGCTTAAAGGACAGCGTTAAACATTATCATTTCAGTTCGTTTCGCCAGCTAGCCTTCCCGCATGGTGATGTCCGCTGTTTTGAAGGGCGTCATCCCGCTGAAGGAACGATTGATGAAACTTTGCTTAGACAAGCGGCGGAGATGTTAAAGGAAATACACCGCGGGGATGGCACGGGTATCGTATTTGAAGTGATGGAAGAGGACTATACACAACGAAAAGAATCATGGAGAACATTAGAATGGTTCGGCGGTGCTTCTGATGAAGATCAAAAACGGACGTGA
- the opuCC gene encoding osmoprotectant ABC transporter substrate-binding lipoprotein OpuCC (OpuCC (osmoprotectant uptake transporter system OpuB, component C), as studied in Bacillus subtilis, is a lipoprotein, and is the substrate-binding protein of an ABC-type high-affinity transporter for both choline and betaine. OpuC is closely related to OpuB, which acts on choline; OpuCC is nearly 70 percent identical to OpuBC.), producing MKTKKIKWLGAFALAFVLLLGGCSLPGLGGASDDTIKIGAQSMTESEILANMIAQLIEHDTDLNTDLVKNLGSNYVQHQAMLGGDVDISATRYSGTDLTSTLGKEAEKDPEKALNIVQNEFEKRFSYKWFDSYGFENTYAFTVTKTFAEKEHLNTVSDLKKNASQYKLGVDNAWLKRKGDGYKGFVSTYGFEFGTTYPMQIGLVYDAVKNGKMDAVLAYSTDGRIKAYDLKILTDDKRFFPPYDCSPVIPEKVLKEHPELEGVINKLIGQIDTETMQELNYEVDGKLKEPSVVAKEFLEKHHYFD from the coding sequence TTGAAAACGAAAAAAATCAAATGGCTAGGCGCGTTCGCTCTCGCCTTTGTCCTGCTGCTTGGCGGCTGTTCTCTGCCGGGACTTGGCGGCGCTTCAGACGATACGATCAAAATCGGGGCGCAAAGCATGACAGAATCAGAAATTTTAGCGAATATGATCGCGCAGCTTATTGAACATGATACCGATTTGAATACCGATTTAGTGAAAAACCTCGGGTCCAACTATGTTCAGCACCAAGCGATGCTCGGCGGTGATGTTGATATTTCTGCCACGCGCTATTCCGGGACGGATTTAACAAGCACCCTCGGCAAGGAAGCGGAGAAAGACCCGGAAAAAGCGCTGAACATCGTGCAGAACGAATTTGAAAAGCGCTTTTCCTATAAATGGTTTGATTCCTATGGGTTTGAAAACACATATGCTTTTACCGTGACAAAAACGTTTGCGGAAAAGGAGCATCTCAACACCGTGTCTGACCTGAAAAAAAATGCTTCCCAATATAAACTGGGCGTCGACAATGCCTGGCTGAAACGAAAAGGCGACGGATATAAAGGCTTTGTCAGCACGTATGGCTTTGAATTCGGCACAACCTATCCGATGCAGATCGGGCTTGTCTATGACGCGGTGAAAAACGGGAAAATGGATGCTGTTCTTGCCTATTCAACGGATGGACGGATTAAAGCCTATGACCTGAAAATCTTAACAGACGATAAGCGGTTTTTCCCGCCGTATGACTGTTCACCGGTGATTCCGGAAAAGGTGCTCAAGGAGCATCCGGAGCTTGAAGGTGTGATCAATAAGCTGATTGGGCAAATCGATACGGAAACGATGCAGGAGCTTAACTATGAAGTGGATGGCAAGCTGAAGGAGCCGTCTGTCGTAGCAAAGGAATTTTTAGAGAAACATCATTATTTTGACTAA
- a CDS encoding GNAT family N-acetyltransferase encodes MNVQKLRIQIREKTNDELYDLLLLADPSKDIVDEYLKRGECYTAWAGDELAGVYVLLKTRPQTVEIVNIAVKESHQKKGFGKQLVQDAIEKAKELGADTIEIGTGNSSIHQLSLYQKCGFRLQAIDHDFFVRHYDEDIFENGIQCRDMVRLYLDL; translated from the coding sequence ATGAACGTGCAAAAGCTCAGGATTCAAATAAGAGAAAAAACAAATGATGAATTATACGACCTATTGCTTCTTGCCGATCCGTCGAAGGACATTGTAGATGAATATCTTAAGAGAGGAGAATGTTACACAGCTTGGGCCGGTGATGAGCTTGCCGGTGTTTATGTATTGCTAAAAACGAGGCCGCAAACAGTTGAAATTGTAAATATAGCCGTAAAAGAATCTCATCAGAAGAAGGGCTTTGGCAAACAGCTTGTACAAGACGCCATCGAAAAGGCAAAGGAGCTGGGTGCAGACACGATTGAAATCGGCACGGGAAATTCCAGCATTCATCAGCTTTCTCTCTACCAAAAATGCGGATTCCGCCTTCAGGCGATCGACCATGATTTCTTTGTCAGACATTATGATGAGGACATTTTTGAAAATGGAATTCAATGCCGCGATATGGTGAGGCTTTATTTAGATCTTTAA